The window TAATTTCAGCGTTAACATTACATTTCTCTAAAATAATATTCGCAATACTTTTATCCAGCATACTTGGTTTAAACGAAACCTTGATATTGGCATAAGGATCAGATATCAGTCTGGTATTTACAACACCTTCCGCTTCCTGTAAAGCTTCAAGCGCACATTCCACATTGGAATCTACCCTAACCTTAACTACTGCATAACCCCAATTGGTCATTTTTGTAGCAAGTTCAATCTTATCCATTTCCGCTTCGATAAGCCCTTGGATGTAAGTATATGTAGGCAACAGCACAATGGCCACTAAAAGACCCATAATTGTGGTAGTTAAAGCAACATAAATACCTTCAGCCATTGCTGCAGAATCAGGATGAACTCCTAATGATTTGAAAGTCATCCAGATACCGATAACAGTACCAATCAAACCTAAAAACGGAGCAAGTTCTGTGATTGTCTTGATGGTGCTTAAA of the Methanobrevibacter thaueri genome contains:
- a CDS encoding MotA/TolQ/ExbB proton channel family protein, translating into MIVEYIMPFIDGIVDIFSQGGIITYIILFVGVYGLIIALRKIAYLRKISKVDTTEIFGVVTASMERGGAVEALKQINGFKNPISKIISETLKIGYKNKTEVEESMEQIFIVEVAKMTKGLSTIKTITELAPFLGLIGTVIGIWMTFKSLGVHPDSAAMAEGIYVALTTTIMGLLVAIVLLPTYTYIQGLIEAEMDKIELATKMTNWGYAVVKVRVDSNVECALEALQEAEGVVNTRLISDPYANIKVSFKPSMLDKSIANIILEKCNVNAEITESKLKQ